From one uncultured Paludibacter sp. genomic stretch:
- the fabF gene encoding 3-oxoacyl-(acyl-carrier-protein) synthase II (Evidence 2a : Function from experimental evidences in other organisms; PubMedId : 10037680, 6988423, 7768872, 7972002, 9013860, 9482715; Product type e : enzyme), with amino-acid sequence MELKRVVVTGVGAVTPLGLSAAETWQNVVNGVSGAAPITRFDASLFKTKFACEVKGFDPGLYFDRKEVRKMDLYTQYALVAAKEAIENSGLDLENEDKDEIGVIFAAGIGGISTFEQEIGYYYTNQEQGPKFNPFFIPKMIADIAAGQISIQYGFRGPNYATTSACASSTHAIVDAFNLIRLGKANVILAGGAEAAITPGGVGGFNALTALSTKNDEVEKASRPFSASRDGFVMGEGGGCLILEEMEHAIARGANILCEVIGGGLSADAYHLTATHPDGVGAMLVMKRALKDAGIQPEEIDYINVHGTSTPVGDPSEAKAIKDVFGEHAFKLNISSTKSMTGHLLGAAGAVEGMIAVLSILNDIVPPTINHEEGDNDPEIDYNLNFTFNKAQKRTVNTALSNTFGFGGHNASVIFKKFAK; translated from the coding sequence ATGGAATTAAAAAGAGTCGTGGTAACAGGTGTTGGTGCCGTAACTCCATTAGGTCTTTCTGCTGCGGAAACGTGGCAGAATGTTGTGAATGGCGTAAGCGGTGCTGCTCCTATTACACGTTTTGACGCTTCATTGTTCAAAACAAAATTTGCTTGCGAAGTAAAAGGATTTGACCCCGGACTTTATTTCGACAGAAAAGAAGTTCGCAAAATGGATCTTTATACTCAATACGCGTTAGTTGCAGCGAAAGAAGCAATTGAAAATAGCGGACTTGACCTTGAAAATGAAGATAAAGATGAAATCGGAGTTATTTTTGCTGCCGGAATTGGTGGAATTTCTACCTTTGAACAGGAAATAGGATATTATTATACCAACCAGGAACAAGGTCCTAAATTCAATCCGTTTTTTATTCCGAAAATGATTGCGGATATCGCAGCCGGACAAATTTCTATTCAATACGGTTTTCGCGGTCCGAATTATGCAACAACTTCCGCTTGTGCATCGTCAACGCACGCGATTGTTGACGCATTCAATCTTATCCGTTTAGGAAAAGCAAATGTAATTTTAGCCGGAGGAGCCGAAGCTGCAATTACCCCCGGTGGTGTTGGCGGATTTAACGCTCTCACTGCATTATCCACCAAAAATGACGAAGTTGAAAAAGCGTCTCGCCCTTTCAGTGCAAGCCGTGATGGATTTGTAATGGGTGAGGGTGGCGGATGTCTTATTTTGGAAGAAATGGAACACGCTATTGCACGCGGAGCAAATATCCTTTGTGAAGTTATTGGCGGCGGACTTTCAGCTGATGCTTATCACTTAACAGCAACACACCCTGATGGAGTTGGAGCAATGCTGGTAATGAAACGCGCACTGAAAGATGCAGGAATACAACCTGAAGAAATTGATTATATCAATGTTCACGGAACTTCTACTCCTGTAGGAGATCCTTCGGAAGCAAAAGCTATCAAGGATGTTTTTGGCGAACACGCATTCAAACTAAATATCAGCTCTACAAAATCAATGACAGGTCATTTGCTTGGCGCTGCCGGAGCCGTTGAAGGAATGATTGCAGTTCTATCAATTTTAAATGACATTGTTCCTCCTACCATCAATCATGAAGAAGGAGACAATGACCCTGAAATTGATTACAATCTGAATTTTACATTTAATAAAGCACAAAAACGCACTGTAAATACCGCACTTTCCAACACATTCGGATTTGGCGGACACAATGCAAGTGTGATATTCAAAAAATTTGCGAAATAA
- the acpP gene encoding acyl carrier protein (ACP) (Evidence 2a : Function from experimental evidences in other organisms; PubMedId : 2062368, 2091027, 3549687, 4882206, 4882207, 7673201, 7972002, 8359454; Product type c : carrier), with translation MSEVAEKVKAIIVDKLGVDESEVVETANFTNDLGADSLDTVELIMEFEKEFGVSIPDEEAQKIATVGDAIAHVEALKK, from the coding sequence ATGTCAGAAGTTGCAGAAAAAGTAAAAGCTATTATCGTTGATAAATTAGGTGTAGACGAATCAGAAGTAGTTGAAACAGCTAATTTCACTAACGACCTTGGTGCAGACTCATTAGATACTGTAGAATTGATTATGGAATTTGAAAAAGAATTCGGTGTATCAATTCCTGATGAAGAAGCTCAAAAAATTGCAACAGTAGGCGATGCAATCGCACACGTTGAAGCTTTGAAAAAATAA